The following are from one region of the Streptomyces rubrogriseus genome:
- a CDS encoding PLD nuclease N-terminal domain-containing protein, with product MLRVLMFLVPLALSVYAFIDCISTKDADIRHMPKPLWAILVLLFPLVGSISWIIAGKKRQPAGSSPWQGGGRRQWVAPDDNPDFLKSLDKDDERDKDGDQDRDRGKD from the coding sequence ATGCTCCGGGTGCTGATGTTCCTCGTACCACTGGCCCTGAGCGTCTACGCGTTCATCGACTGCATCAGCACGAAGGACGCGGACATCCGCCACATGCCCAAGCCGCTGTGGGCGATCCTCGTGCTGCTCTTCCCGCTGGTCGGCTCGATCTCCTGGATCATCGCCGGGAAGAAGCGGCAGCCCGCCGGCTCCTCGCCCTGGCAGGGCGGCGGTCGGCGGCAGTGGGTGGCACCCGACGACAACCCCGACTTCCTGAAGTCCCTGGACAAGGACGACGAGAGGGACAAGGACGGGGACCAGGACCGGGACCGGGGCAAGGACTAG
- a CDS encoding VOC family protein: protein MNLVSLRVITDDVARLVGFYERATGLRATWATEDFAELRTPSGTLAIGSTRTVPLFAPGSARPADNRSVIVEFLVEDVDAVHRNLTGFVDEFVREPTTMPWGNRALLLRDPDGNLVNFFTPVTPAAVEKFADAAR from the coding sequence GTCGCCCGTCTCGTCGGCTTCTACGAGCGGGCCACCGGCCTGCGCGCGACCTGGGCCACCGAGGACTTCGCGGAACTGCGCACCCCGTCCGGGACGCTCGCCATCGGCAGCACCCGCACCGTGCCGCTCTTCGCCCCCGGCTCCGCCCGCCCGGCCGACAACCGCAGCGTGATCGTCGAGTTCCTCGTCGAGGACGTGGACGCCGTGCACCGGAACCTGACCGGCTTCGTGGACGAGTTCGTCAGGGAACCCACCACCATGCCCTGGGGCAACCGCGCGCTCCTCCTCCGCGACCCCGACGGCAACCTGGTCAACTTCTTCACCCCGGTCACCCCGGCCGCCGTCGAGAAGTTCGCCGACGCCGCCCGCTGA
- a CDS encoding RICIN domain-containing protein, with protein MLKNGSSGKCMYVGTPIDDGACSGDVAVFRFQSTSGGAFRILNVGTAQCIHSRSANAWLVKGTCGSFGGEWQEGANGSLRNLNTGGCLDLNRRASMIGLTTTTCTGSDSQRWTRT; from the coding sequence ATGCTGAAGAACGGATCGAGCGGGAAGTGCATGTACGTCGGCACCCCCATCGACGACGGCGCCTGCTCGGGCGACGTCGCCGTCTTCCGCTTCCAGAGCACCTCGGGCGGGGCCTTCAGGATCCTCAACGTGGGCACGGCCCAGTGCATCCACTCCAGGAGCGCGAACGCCTGGCTCGTCAAGGGCACCTGCGGCTCGTTCGGAGGAGAGTGGCAGGAGGGGGCGAACGGTTCGCTCAGGAACCTCAACACCGGTGGCTGCCTCGACCTCAACCGCCGCGCGTCCATGATCGGCCTGACGACCACGACGTGCACGGGCTCCGACTCCCAGCGCTGGACCAGGACGTAG
- a CDS encoding menaquinone biosynthesis decarboxylase, which produces MAYDDLRSLLRTLEREGDLKRIKAEVDPYLEVGEIVDRVNKAGGPALLFENVKGSDMPLAMNVFGTDRRLLKALGLKSYSEISDKIGGLLRPELPQGFVGVREAFGKLGTMTHVPPKKVKPGSAPVQEVVLTGDDVDLERLPALFTWPDDGGSFFNLGLTHTKDPETGIRNLGLYRLQRHDKRTIGMHWQIHKDSRNHYQVAARRGERLPVAIAFGCPPAVTYASTAPLPGDIDEYLFAGFLQGKRVEMVDCKTVPLQVPAQAEVVIEGWLEPGEMLPEGPFGDHTGFYTPQEPFPALKIDCVTMRKRPLLQSIVVGRPPTEDGPLGRATERFFLPLLKIIVPDIVDYHLPEAGGFHNCAIVSIDKKYPKHAQKVMHAIWGAHMMSLTKLIVVVDSDCDVHDLHEVAWRALGNTDYGRDLTVVEGPVDHLDHASYQQFWGGKAGIDATKKLPEEGYTRDGGWPDMVLSDPETAAKVDRRWKEYGL; this is translated from the coding sequence ATGGCTTACGACGATCTTCGCTCCCTGCTCAGGACGCTGGAGCGCGAGGGCGACCTCAAGCGCATCAAGGCCGAGGTGGATCCGTACCTGGAGGTCGGGGAGATCGTCGACCGGGTGAACAAGGCGGGCGGCCCCGCGTTGCTCTTCGAGAACGTGAAGGGCTCCGACATGCCCCTCGCGATGAACGTCTTCGGCACCGACCGCCGCCTGCTCAAGGCCCTCGGCCTCAAGTCGTACTCCGAAATCTCGGACAAGATCGGCGGGCTGCTCCGCCCCGAGCTGCCCCAGGGCTTCGTCGGCGTGCGCGAGGCCTTCGGGAAGCTCGGCACGATGACGCACGTACCGCCGAAGAAGGTGAAGCCGGGCAGTGCGCCCGTCCAGGAGGTAGTCCTCACCGGCGACGACGTGGACCTGGAGCGCCTCCCGGCCCTCTTCACCTGGCCGGACGACGGCGGCTCCTTCTTCAACCTCGGGCTCACCCACACCAAGGACCCGGAGACCGGCATCCGGAACCTGGGCCTCTACCGCCTCCAGCGCCACGACAAGCGCACCATCGGCATGCACTGGCAGATCCACAAGGACAGCCGCAACCACTACCAGGTCGCCGCCCGGCGCGGCGAGCGGCTGCCGGTCGCCATCGCCTTCGGCTGCCCGCCCGCCGTGACCTACGCCTCCACGGCCCCGCTCCCCGGCGACATCGACGAGTACCTCTTCGCCGGGTTCCTCCAGGGCAAGCGGGTCGAGATGGTCGACTGCAAGACCGTCCCGCTCCAGGTCCCCGCGCAGGCGGAGGTCGTGATCGAGGGCTGGCTGGAGCCCGGCGAGATGCTCCCCGAGGGCCCCTTCGGCGACCACACCGGCTTCTACACCCCGCAGGAGCCCTTCCCCGCCCTGAAGATCGACTGCGTGACGATGCGCAAGCGCCCGCTGCTCCAGTCGATCGTGGTCGGCCGCCCTCCGACCGAGGACGGCCCCCTCGGCCGGGCCACGGAGCGCTTCTTCCTGCCCCTGCTGAAGATCATCGTCCCGGACATCGTGGACTACCACCTCCCCGAGGCCGGCGGCTTCCACAACTGCGCGATCGTCTCGATCGACAAGAAGTACCCCAAGCACGCCCAGAAGGTGATGCACGCCATCTGGGGCGCCCACATGATGTCCCTGACCAAGCTGATCGTGGTCGTCGACTCCGACTGCGACGTCCACGACCTGCACGAGGTCGCCTGGCGGGCCCTGGGCAACACCGACTACGGCCGTGACCTCACCGTCGTGGAAGGCCCGGTCGACCACCTCGACCATGCCTCCTACCAGCAGTTCTGGGGCGGCAAGGCGGGCATCGACGCGACGAAGAAGCTGCCCGAGGAGGGGTACACCCGCGACGGGGGCTGGCCGGACATGGTGCTGTCCGACCCGGAGACGGCGGCGAAGGTCGACCGCCGCTGGAAGGAGTACGGACTGTGA
- a CDS encoding GNAT family N-acetyltransferase — MSLTFTFDPAVTPDLRDGVLDLWTDVSNAGGSVGFVPPVTREDVRPELLKHLTGMAEGRTRLLVGHDEEGRVAATAFLALNTHRLMRHWLWLYTVMVHPRHQGRGYGRDLMAAAADAARTCDGIEAIRLTCRGGLGLERFYESCGYKEVGRVPGAIRVAPGDDRDDVFLLLPLA, encoded by the coding sequence GTGTCCCTTACTTTCACTTTCGATCCGGCCGTCACCCCCGACCTCCGCGACGGCGTCCTCGACCTGTGGACCGACGTCTCCAACGCCGGCGGCTCCGTGGGCTTCGTGCCGCCGGTGACGCGCGAGGACGTCCGCCCCGAGCTGCTCAAGCACCTGACGGGCATGGCCGAAGGGCGTACCCGCCTCCTGGTCGGACACGACGAGGAGGGCCGGGTGGCCGCCACCGCGTTCCTCGCCCTCAACACGCACCGGCTGATGCGGCACTGGCTCTGGCTCTACACGGTCATGGTCCACCCGCGTCACCAGGGCCGGGGCTACGGCCGGGACCTGATGGCGGCCGCCGCGGACGCCGCCCGCACCTGCGACGGCATCGAGGCGATACGCCTCACCTGCCGCGGCGGGCTCGGCCTGGAGCGGTTCTACGAGTCCTGCGGCTACAAGGAGGTCGGCCGGGTCCCCGGCGCGATCCGGGTCGCCCCCGGCGACGACCGGGACGACGTCTTCCTGCTGCTGCCCCTGGCCTGA
- the mqnE gene encoding aminofutalosine synthase MqnE has protein sequence MDAGLKRELEQKVRSGERLTREDGIALYESDDLAWLGGLAHEVRTRKNGDVVHFNVNRHLNMTNVCTASCAYCSFQRKPGEKDAYTMRIEEAVKLAKAMEGENLTELHIVNGLHPNLPWRYYPRSLRELKAALPEVSLKAFTATEIHHFETISGMSASDILDELIDAGLESLTGGGAEIFDWEVRQHIVDHRTHWEDWSRIHRLAHEKGLKTPCTMLYGHIEEPRHRVDHVLRLRELQDETGGFQVFIPLRYQHDFVDMKDGKVRNRLQARTQMATGAEALKTFAVSRLLFDNVPHVKVFWVMHGVQTAQLALQHGADDMDGSVVEYKITHDADDFGTPNKLTREDLLDLIRDAGFRPVERNTRYEILREYEGPDPARRESPQPMRV, from the coding sequence ATGGACGCCGGGCTCAAGCGCGAGCTGGAGCAGAAGGTCCGCTCCGGTGAGCGGCTGACCCGCGAGGACGGCATCGCGCTGTACGAGTCGGACGATCTCGCCTGGCTCGGCGGCCTCGCGCACGAGGTGCGGACGCGGAAGAACGGCGACGTCGTCCACTTCAACGTCAACCGCCACCTCAACATGACCAACGTGTGCACCGCCTCCTGCGCGTACTGCTCCTTCCAGCGCAAGCCGGGGGAGAAGGACGCGTACACGATGCGCATCGAGGAGGCGGTGAAGCTCGCCAAGGCGATGGAGGGCGAGAACCTCACCGAGCTGCACATCGTCAACGGCCTGCACCCCAACCTGCCGTGGCGCTACTACCCGCGCTCGCTCAGGGAGCTGAAGGCCGCGCTGCCGGAGGTCTCGCTCAAGGCGTTCACCGCCACCGAGATCCACCACTTCGAGACCATCTCCGGGATGTCCGCCTCCGACATCCTGGACGAGCTGATCGACGCCGGTCTGGAGTCCCTCACCGGCGGCGGCGCGGAGATCTTCGACTGGGAGGTGCGGCAGCACATCGTCGACCACCGCACCCACTGGGAGGACTGGTCCCGCATCCACCGCCTGGCCCACGAGAAGGGCCTGAAGACCCCGTGCACCATGCTCTACGGCCACATCGAGGAACCCCGCCACCGCGTGGACCACGTGCTGCGCCTGCGTGAGCTGCAGGACGAGACGGGCGGCTTCCAGGTCTTCATCCCGCTGCGGTACCAGCACGACTTCGTGGACATGAAGGACGGCAAGGTCCGAAACCGCCTCCAGGCGCGTACGCAGATGGCGACCGGCGCGGAGGCCCTGAAGACCTTCGCGGTCTCGCGGCTGCTCTTCGACAACGTCCCGCACGTCAAGGTCTTCTGGGTCATGCACGGCGTCCAGACCGCCCAGCTCGCCCTCCAGCACGGGGCGGACGACATGGACGGCTCGGTCGTCGAGTACAAGATCACGCATGACGCGGACGACTTCGGCACGCCGAACAAGCTGACGCGGGAGGACCTGCTGGACCTCATCCGCGACGCCGGGTTCCGGCCGGTCGAGCGGAACACGCGGTACGAGATCCTCCGGGAGTACGAGGGTCCCGACCCGGCACGTCGGGAGTCGCCGCAGCCGATGCGAGTGTGA
- a CDS encoding serine/threonine-protein kinase, giving the protein MSALEPDDPRSVGEYRLLGRLGAGGMGRVFLGRSPGGRLVAVKVVHAELLRRPEFRDRFRREVQAARMVSGAFTAPVVDADPDAPLPWLVTSYIAGPSLEQAVAERGPFDPQAVLTLAAGLAEALVSIHAAHLVHRDLKPSNVLLAEDGPRVIDFGIVRSVDADSLTGSGHMAGSPGFMSPEQVNGDEVTWASDVFCLGAVLAFAATGTNPFGAGPTPALLYRVVHNAPDVAAVADPALRSLIADCLAKDPAHRPAPREILARIGPLGGESATALPHAQQWTPAARPTRADAVPTRIVPPVAAPRRISTPASTPHLRRCTRRRPHRRSYARRRPGTAAAGADAPSCSPARARSPPSAWGPGSGSTARRTRTRTRRPVPRPRRRRPPRPRRPRPRAWSDSGPSTRPPARSRGTPRADTTAP; this is encoded by the coding sequence GTGTCAGCGCTGGAGCCGGACGACCCGCGCTCCGTCGGGGAGTACCGGCTGCTGGGCCGGCTGGGTGCGGGCGGCATGGGCCGGGTCTTCCTCGGCCGGTCCCCGGGCGGGCGGCTCGTCGCCGTCAAGGTGGTGCACGCCGAACTGCTGCGCAGGCCCGAGTTCCGCGACCGCTTCCGGCGCGAGGTCCAGGCGGCCAGGATGGTCAGCGGCGCCTTCACCGCCCCCGTCGTCGACGCGGACCCGGACGCGCCGCTGCCCTGGCTGGTCACCAGCTACATCGCCGGTCCTTCGCTGGAACAGGCGGTGGCCGAGCGGGGGCCGTTCGACCCGCAGGCCGTGCTCACGCTGGCCGCGGGGCTCGCCGAGGCGCTGGTGTCGATCCACGCCGCACACCTCGTCCACCGCGACCTCAAGCCCTCCAACGTGCTGCTCGCCGAGGACGGGCCGCGCGTCATCGACTTCGGCATCGTGCGCAGCGTCGACGCCGACTCCCTCACCGGCAGCGGGCACATGGCGGGCTCCCCGGGCTTCATGTCCCCGGAGCAGGTCAACGGGGACGAGGTCACCTGGGCCAGCGACGTGTTCTGCCTCGGCGCGGTGCTGGCCTTCGCGGCGACCGGCACCAACCCGTTCGGCGCCGGTCCGACACCCGCGCTGCTCTACCGCGTCGTGCACAACGCCCCGGACGTCGCCGCCGTCGCCGACCCGGCCCTGCGCTCCCTGATCGCCGACTGCCTCGCCAAGGACCCGGCCCACCGCCCCGCCCCGCGCGAGATCCTCGCCCGCATCGGCCCGCTGGGCGGCGAGAGCGCGACGGCCCTGCCGCACGCCCAGCAGTGGACGCCGGCCGCGCGTCCGACCCGCGCGGACGCCGTGCCCACCCGGATCGTCCCGCCGGTCGCGGCGCCCCGGCGCATCAGCACACCCGCGTCGACACCGCACCTGCGCAGGTGTACCCGCCGGCGCCCGCACCGGCGGTCGTACGCCCGACGTCGACCGGGGACGGCGGCCGCCGGAGCCGACGCGCCTTCCTGCTCTCCGGCGCGGGCGCGCTCGCCGCCCTCGGCGTGGGGACCGGGTTCTGGCTCAACCGCCCGGCGGACCCGGACCCGGACCCGGCGGCCGGTTCCGCGCCCGCGCCGTCGCCGTCCCCCTCGTCCGCGCCGTCCCCGCCCCCGGGCCTGGTCGGACTCTGGCCCCTCGACGAGGCCTCCGGCCAGGTCGCGCGGGACACCGCGGGCGGACACGACGGCACCGTGA
- the mqnP gene encoding menaquinone biosynthesis prenyltransferase MqnP, whose amino-acid sequence MTSASAALPRQPGRTKAFLRLVMIEHSVFALPFAYIAALTAMYLWDENIHWGRLLLVTVAMVGLRTFAMAVNRIIDREIDARNPRTAHRELVTGAMSVRHAWTGALIALVVFLGAAALLNPLCLALAPVAVIPMVVYPYGKRFTNFPQAILGLAQAMGPVGGWLAITGEWSWEAVILGLAVGIWIGGFDLIYACQDVETDRQVGVKSVPARFGVPAAIWGARACHTVTTALFAWYAVATDAGVFFWLGLLIVAGAFLYEHTIVRPTDLSRLNRAFFSVNGFIGIALFVCALLDLLVRGLTV is encoded by the coding sequence GTGACGTCGGCTTCCGCCGCCCTGCCCCGGCAGCCTGGGCGCACCAAGGCGTTCCTGCGCCTGGTGATGATCGAGCACTCGGTGTTCGCGCTGCCCTTCGCCTACATCGCCGCGCTGACCGCGATGTACCTGTGGGACGAGAACATCCACTGGGGCCGGCTGCTCCTGGTCACCGTCGCCATGGTGGGCCTGCGCACCTTCGCGATGGCGGTCAACCGGATCATCGACCGCGAGATCGACGCCCGCAACCCGCGCACCGCCCACCGCGAGCTGGTCACCGGCGCCATGTCGGTCAGGCACGCCTGGACCGGCGCGCTGATCGCCCTCGTCGTCTTCCTGGGCGCGGCGGCCCTGCTCAACCCGCTCTGCCTGGCCCTGGCCCCCGTCGCGGTGATCCCGATGGTGGTGTACCCGTACGGCAAGCGGTTCACGAACTTCCCGCAGGCCATCCTCGGTCTCGCCCAGGCCATGGGCCCCGTCGGCGGCTGGCTGGCGATCACCGGCGAGTGGTCCTGGGAGGCGGTGATCCTCGGTCTCGCGGTCGGCATCTGGATCGGCGGCTTCGACCTGATCTACGCCTGCCAGGACGTCGAGACCGACCGGCAGGTCGGCGTGAAGTCGGTCCCGGCCCGCTTCGGCGTCCCGGCCGCGATCTGGGGCGCCCGCGCCTGCCACACGGTCACCACGGCCCTGTTCGCCTGGTACGCCGTCGCCACCGACGCCGGTGTCTTCTTCTGGCTCGGCCTGCTGATCGTCGCGGGCGCGTTCCTCTACGAGCACACCATCGTCCGCCCCACCGACCTGTCCCGCCTCAACAGGGCGTTCTTCAGCGTCAACGGCTTCATCGGGATCGCCCTCTTCGTGTGCGCGCTGCTGGATCTGCTCGTAAGGGGCCTCACGGTCTGA
- a CDS encoding UdgX family uracil-DNA binding protein (This protein belongs to the uracil DNA glycosylase superfamily, members of which act in excision repair of DNA. However, it belongs more specifically to UdgX branch, whose founding member was found to bind uracil in DNA (where it does not belong), without cleaving it, appears to promote DNA repair by a pathway involving RecA, rather than base excision.), with product MATEDDYTAQPFVPDRGGLTALRRAAAECRGCPLHRDATRTVFGAGKASARVMLVGEQPGDQEDRQGKPFVGPAGNLLDRALADAGLDPADAYVTNAVKHFKFTRAEPRKRRIHKAPTLRETAACGPWLAAELARVEPELIVVLGATAGKALLGSSFRVTQVRGTVLEEEIHGRPERLVPTVHPSAVLRADDREAAYRGLLSDLKVAARALA from the coding sequence ATGGCCACCGAGGACGACTACACAGCACAACCCTTCGTTCCTGATCGCGGCGGCCTCACCGCCCTGCGCCGGGCGGCAGCCGAATGCCGCGGCTGCCCGCTGCACCGCGACGCCACCCGGACCGTCTTCGGCGCCGGCAAGGCGTCCGCCCGCGTCATGCTCGTCGGCGAACAGCCCGGCGACCAGGAGGACCGGCAGGGCAAGCCGTTCGTCGGCCCCGCCGGGAACCTCCTGGACCGGGCGCTGGCGGACGCCGGCCTCGATCCGGCGGACGCGTACGTCACCAACGCCGTCAAGCACTTCAAGTTCACCCGGGCCGAGCCCCGCAAGCGCCGTATCCACAAGGCGCCCACCCTGCGCGAGACGGCCGCCTGCGGTCCCTGGCTGGCCGCCGAGCTGGCGCGCGTGGAGCCCGAGCTGATCGTGGTGCTGGGCGCCACCGCGGGCAAGGCGCTGCTCGGCTCCTCCTTCCGGGTCACCCAGGTGCGCGGCACGGTGCTGGAGGAGGAGATCCACGGGCGTCCGGAACGGCTGGTGCCGACCGTGCACCCGTCGGCGGTGCTGCGGGCCGACGACCGGGAGGCGGCCTACCGGGGACTGCTCTCGGACCTGAAAGTCGCCGCACGAGCACTCGCGTAA
- a CDS encoding LamG domain-containing protein yields the protein MTGVAWQGAGEGAAFDGTGSQIVTAGPVLKTGEGSSFTVAAWVRLSAVPGVFATAVSQDSADASGFYLQYSSEDQGWAFSRPGLRAVGRIAPAAHVWTHLTGVCDGPARKLHLYVNGVQEAVVEDTGPAPATGAFMIGRASFDGQPRDFFPGAIRDVRAFDRALAPARVAKLAQLG from the coding sequence GTGACCGGCGTCGCCTGGCAGGGCGCCGGGGAAGGCGCCGCCTTCGACGGGACCGGCAGCCAGATCGTGACCGCCGGTCCGGTGCTGAAGACCGGCGAGGGCAGCAGCTTCACCGTCGCCGCCTGGGTCCGCCTCTCCGCCGTGCCGGGCGTCTTCGCCACCGCCGTCAGCCAGGACAGCGCCGACGCCAGCGGCTTCTACCTCCAGTACTCCAGCGAGGACCAGGGCTGGGCCTTCTCCCGTCCCGGTCTGCGCGCCGTCGGCCGGATTGCGCCCGCCGCGCACGTCTGGACCCACCTGACCGGCGTCTGCGACGGCCCGGCCCGCAAGCTGCACCTGTACGTCAACGGCGTCCAGGAGGCGGTCGTCGAGGACACCGGCCCCGCGCCCGCCACCGGCGCCTTCATGATCGGCCGGGCCTCCTTCGACGGGCAGCCCCGGGACTTCTTCCCCGGCGCCATCCGCGACGTACGGGCCTTCGACCGGGCGCTCGCTCCGGCGCGGGTCGCGAAGCTCGCGCAACTCGGCTGA
- a CDS encoding UbiX family flavin prenyltransferase has translation MPWIVGVSGASGTPYAAAVLRALLAAGESVDLVVSRASRLTLLDETGISFRDAHWRHDLREWLARGADGKPDTFDPDVSGVRHWSAGDLAAGPSSGSYPTKGMLIVPASTACVAGVALGLSKDLLQRAASVTLKERRRLVVAVRETPLDGRTLRHLVTLDDAGASVVPASPAFYAGATHIQDLVDFVAGRVLDAAGVGHGLYRRWRGDLGGARPTD, from the coding sequence GTGCCTTGGATCGTGGGGGTGTCCGGGGCCTCCGGCACCCCGTACGCCGCCGCCGTGCTGCGTGCGCTGCTCGCCGCCGGCGAGAGCGTCGACCTGGTGGTCAGCCGGGCCTCGCGGCTCACCCTGCTCGACGAGACCGGCATCTCCTTCCGCGACGCCCACTGGCGGCACGACCTGCGCGAATGGCTGGCCCGCGGAGCCGACGGAAAGCCGGACACGTTCGACCCGGACGTCTCCGGCGTACGGCACTGGAGCGCGGGCGACCTCGCGGCGGGGCCGTCCTCGGGGTCGTACCCGACGAAGGGCATGCTGATCGTGCCCGCGTCCACGGCCTGCGTGGCCGGTGTCGCGCTCGGGCTGTCCAAGGACCTGCTCCAGCGCGCCGCGAGCGTGACCCTCAAGGAGCGCCGCAGGCTGGTCGTGGCCGTGCGGGAGACCCCGCTGGACGGCCGGACACTGCGGCACCTGGTGACCCTGGACGACGCCGGCGCGAGCGTGGTGCCCGCCTCCCCGGCCTTCTACGCGGGGGCGACGCACATCCAGGACCTGGTGGATTTCGTCGCCGGACGCGTCCTCGACGCGGCGGGCGTCGGGCACGGCCTCTACCGCCGCTGGCGCGGCGACCTCGGCGGGGCCCGCCCCACCGACTGA
- a CDS encoding Lrp/AsnC family transcriptional regulator has product MDAVDRQLIQALRENGRASYAELGRLVGLSGPSVTDRINRLEAAGVITGYRATVDSASLGLGVTALIGVSLSDAADHEDVAQRLKELREIEDCWFIAGDDSYMLKVRAADVDGLESIIRRLSGTKGVSRTRTTIVLSTKWENRVGELPEEVQ; this is encoded by the coding sequence ATGGACGCGGTGGACAGGCAGCTCATCCAGGCCCTGAGGGAGAACGGCCGGGCCTCCTACGCGGAGCTGGGGCGCCTGGTCGGACTCTCCGGACCCAGCGTCACCGACCGCATCAACCGGCTGGAGGCGGCCGGCGTCATCACCGGCTACCGGGCCACCGTCGACTCCGCCTCGCTAGGCCTCGGCGTCACCGCCCTGATCGGCGTCTCGCTCTCCGACGCCGCCGACCACGAGGACGTGGCACAGCGCCTCAAGGAGCTGCGGGAGATCGAGGACTGCTGGTTCATCGCCGGCGACGACTCCTACATGCTCAAGGTGCGCGCCGCCGACGTGGACGGCCTGGAGAGCATCATCCGGCGGCTGTCGGGCACCAAGGGCGTGTCCCGGACCCGTACCACCATCGTTCTCTCCACCAAGTGGGAGAACCGGGTGGGCGAGCTGCCCGAAGAGGTCCAGTGA